GCTCAAGCGCGGGGCGAGTCGGTATCATGGCCTCCGGCGGGGCGTTTCGATCGCCGGGCAAGGGTCCCCGGCGCACTCAGGCACGGACGGCACCAGGGCACCTCTATGGCTAAGCATATTTTCGTCACCGGCGGCGTGGTCAGCTCGCTCGGCAAGGGACTCACCAGCGCATCGATCGGCATGCTGCTGGAAAAGCGTGGCCTGTCGGTGCGGATGCAGAAGCTGGACCCGTACATCAACGTCGACCCGGGCACGATGAGCCCCTACCAGCACGGCGAAGTCTACGTCCTGGACGACGGCAGCGAGACCGACCTCGACCTCGGCCACTACGAGCGGTTCACCAACAGCCCGCTGACCCGGGACTCGAACTACACCACGGGACAGATCTACCAGTCGGTCATCAATAAGGAGCGGCGGGGAGAGTTCCTGGGCAAGACGGTCCAGGTAATCCCCCACATCACCAACGAGATCAAAGGCGTCATCGAGCGGGTTGCCGAAACCAAGGCCACCAACGACCCGACCGAGCCCCCGGTAGACGTCGTCATCACCGAGATCGGCGGCACGGTCGGCGATATTGAGAGCCTGCCCTTCATGGAGGCGATCCGCCAGTTCGCCATTGAGAAGGGCAAGCAGGAGTGCTTGTTTATCCACCTTACGTTGGTGCCGTACCTGAAGGCCGCCCGCGAGCTCAAGACCAAGCCAACCCAGCACTCCGTGGGGCTCTTGCGGCAGATTGGCATCCAACCCGACGTGCTGGTCTGCCGGACCGAGCAGCCAATCAGCCGCGAGGACCGCGAGAAGATCGCCCTGTTTTGCAACGTCTCGCTCGACGCGGTCATCGAAGAACGCGACAAGGACTTCTCCATCTACGAGGTCCCGCTGAGCCTGCTGGACAACCGCCTGGACGCCCTGATCTGCGACCGCCTCGGCCTGAAAACGCCGGACCCCAACCTGGAGGACTGGCATGAGCTACTCCAGCGGCTGCGGAATCCGAATCACGAGGTTTCGATTGCGGTTGTCGGCAAGTACGCCGAGCACCGCGACGCCTACAAGTCGATCTACGAGGCGATCGACCACGCCGGCATCGCCAACCGGGCACAGATCCGCGTCAGCCGCATCCGCAGCGAGGACGTGGAAGCCGAAGGCCCCGAGCGGCTCCTCTCAGGCTACGACGGCATCCTAATCCCCGGCGGGTTCGGCGAGCGGGGCATCGAGGGCAAGGTGCAGGCCATCCGCTTCGCCCGCGAAAAGGGCGTGCCGTTCTTCGGGATCTGCCTGGGGATGCAGTGCGCCGTGGTTGAGTTCGCCCGGCACGTGATGGGCCTGGAGGACGCCCACTCGACCGAGTTCGACAAAGACACCCCCGACCCCGTGATCTGCCTGCTGGACGAGCAACGCAACGTCACGGACAAGGGCGGCACGATGCGGCTCGGCTCGCAGCCCACCAGCCTGGAGCCCGGCAGCAAGGCGGCCCAGTGCTACGGGATCGCCGACGTGAACGAACGCCACCGGCACCGCTACGAGTTCAACAACTGTTACCGCAGCCGCTTCGACGCCAACGGCATGCGGATCACCGGCACCAGCCCGGACGGCACGCTGGTCGAGGTGGTGGAAGTCCCCGACCACCCGTGGTTCCTAGCGGTGCAGTACCACCCTGAATTCAAGAGCAAGCCGATCGCCGCCCAGCCGCTGTTCGCCGGATTCGTCGGGGCGGCCGTGCAGCACCGCATGAAGAAGCGGGCCAACGCCGCCGCCGACTCGCAGCAGGCCGAAACCGCCCCGGGACAGCCCGCCCAGGGCTAGCGCGGCGGGCGCTCCCCTCCAAGGTTCTCCTCCTCCAACTGCCAGATCCGATGGAAGACCAGCCGCAGGGCGAAAAGCCCAAGATCATCATCGACGAGGACTGGAAGACCCAAGTCCAGGCCGAAAAGGAAGCCGCCAAGTCTGGCAGCCCCGATGGCGACGCCCCGGCCGACACTCCTGCGGCCGAGCCGGTCGACGCCGCCGCCGATCAGCCGTTCCCGGACGACCCGGAGATGCCGCCCGCGTCATTCGAGATGTTGATCACCGGGCTCGCCACCGAGGCGATGATGGCCCTCGGGCAGATCCCGCACCCCGTCACCGGCGAGGCGAAGCCCCGACGCAATCAGGCCAAGTACCTGATCGACACCATCGGCGTGCTGCAGGATAAGACCAAGGGCAACCTGGCGCCCGAAGAGGCCGAGGCCGTTGAGGGCCTGCTGCACCAGCTGCGGATGGCGTTCGTCCACTCCGCTCCGAGCTGACCGAGAGGGCGATCGCCCCGCTGTCGGCAGAAGAAAAAACCACGCCCAGCGATGGCCCGTTAGGCGTCCCATGCCTAAACGACCCGATCCATGGTGACTTGCATCCCGCGCCGGGTGACAACGGTCGGGAATATCGGGCGGATGCCTCGCTGGGCGTGGTTTCCGTTTCCTGGCCTGAGGTCGCGTGCTCGGCGGCCTAGGCGGTGAGCTCCTCAAACAGCTTTCCAAACTCGGGCATCTGCTGGCCGATGGTCTGGGACCAAGCCTCTGGTCGCCACAGCTCGACGCACACCGCGGCGCCGACCACAACGACCGTGCCCCCCGGCTCGACGCCGAGGAACTCGCGAAAGCCCTCTGGTATGACCAGCCGGCCGCGGCCGGCTAGCTGCACGCCCCGGTGGCGGGTCGACAGCAGGCGGCCGAGCGATTGCACCTCGGCCAGCCTCCCCTCGAGCCTCCCCGCGGCGATCTTTGATTCGAGTATCTTCCGGCCCTGCTCGAGCCGTTCCTTCATCTGAGCCGGGCGCCACAGCCCCAGGCAGCCGGGCTGCTCTTTGGCCAGCAGGCACTCGCCGTCCTCGGCCGCCAGCTCCTCGCACATCTCGGGCGGCAGCGTCAGACGGTAACGATCGTCCAGGCTCCGGATCGACTCACCAAGTAGCACGAATGCTCACCCAAACTGCCGTGGCATCCGCTGCCGTGGGAAATCTGCCCAATACTGACTTCTTAAAACCCCTCTCGTGGGTTTGCCGCCCACAGCGGAGGATTTTACCAGCACATACCG
This genomic interval from Posidoniimonas corsicana contains the following:
- a CDS encoding CTP synthase, with protein sequence MAKHIFVTGGVVSSLGKGLTSASIGMLLEKRGLSVRMQKLDPYINVDPGTMSPYQHGEVYVLDDGSETDLDLGHYERFTNSPLTRDSNYTTGQIYQSVINKERRGEFLGKTVQVIPHITNEIKGVIERVAETKATNDPTEPPVDVVITEIGGTVGDIESLPFMEAIRQFAIEKGKQECLFIHLTLVPYLKAARELKTKPTQHSVGLLRQIGIQPDVLVCRTEQPISREDREKIALFCNVSLDAVIEERDKDFSIYEVPLSLLDNRLDALICDRLGLKTPDPNLEDWHELLQRLRNPNHEVSIAVVGKYAEHRDAYKSIYEAIDHAGIANRAQIRVSRIRSEDVEAEGPERLLSGYDGILIPGGFGERGIEGKVQAIRFAREKGVPFFGICLGMQCAVVEFARHVMGLEDAHSTEFDKDTPDPVICLLDEQRNVTDKGGTMRLGSQPTSLEPGSKAAQCYGIADVNERHRHRYEFNNCYRSRFDANGMRITGTSPDGTLVEVVEVPDHPWFLAVQYHPEFKSKPIAAQPLFAGFVGAAVQHRMKKRANAAADSQQAETAPGQPAQG
- a CDS encoding DUF1844 domain-containing protein, with protein sequence MEDQPQGEKPKIIIDEDWKTQVQAEKEAAKSGSPDGDAPADTPAAEPVDAAADQPFPDDPEMPPASFEMLITGLATEAMMALGQIPHPVTGEAKPRRNQAKYLIDTIGVLQDKTKGNLAPEEAEAVEGLLHQLRMAFVHSAPS
- a CDS encoding MraZ N-terminal domain-containing protein — translated: MLLGESIRSLDDRYRLTLPPEMCEELAAEDGECLLAKEQPGCLGLWRPAQMKERLEQGRKILESKIAAGRLEGRLAEVQSLGRLLSTRHRGVQLAGRGRLVIPEGFREFLGVEPGGTVVVVGAAVCVELWRPEAWSQTIGQQMPEFGKLFEELTA